One window from the genome of Candidatus Edwardsbacteria bacterium encodes:
- a CDS encoding glycosyltransferase family 2 protein, translating into MDNHIKGLVSIVIPTYNCADYVCVAVESCLSQTYQTIEIIVVDDGSTDNTRQRLKAYIDRALIKYLYQENGERSKARNNGIKNARGEFLQFLDVDDLLEKSKIEKQINFLKEDPNYFGVYCAADHFGEVEKRFRKAHKAHTGIITKDIIKGNFILINTMLTRRSGVLFDESLNTLEDWDYWFHVSLNGRRFGYIDEKLCLVRRHQRNTSKNGLAMLQGELAVLNKMETTGVYPAEVKYYRFERMYFLGMKGAGKSLRDAIALDPKKIFTCLLFLTKTWGRKALGYLGATLCLSLP; encoded by the coding sequence GTGGATAACCATATAAAAGGTTTGGTCAGCATTGTAATCCCAACCTATAATTGCGCAGATTATGTTTGCGTAGCCGTTGAATCCTGCCTCTCCCAAACCTACCAAACGATCGAAATCATAGTCGTGGATGACGGTTCCACCGACAACACCAGGCAAAGACTAAAGGCCTACATCGACCGGGCTTTGATAAAGTACCTATACCAGGAGAACGGGGAGCGATCGAAGGCCAGGAACAATGGGATAAAAAATGCCAGGGGGGAATTCCTACAGTTTCTGGACGTGGATGATCTGCTGGAGAAGTCAAAAATAGAAAAGCAGATTAATTTCCTGAAAGAGGATCCCAATTATTTCGGAGTCTATTGTGCCGCAGACCACTTTGGAGAGGTTGAAAAAAGATTTCGAAAGGCACATAAGGCACATACCGGAATAATCACAAAAGATATAATCAAAGGCAATTTTATCCTGATTAACACCATGCTGACCAGGAGGTCCGGGGTGTTATTTGACGAAAGCCTGAACACCTTGGAGGATTGGGACTACTGGTTCCATGTCAGCCTGAATGGAAGGCGGTTCGGATATATCGATGAAAAACTGTGCCTGGTCAGAAGGCATCAAAGGAACACATCTAAAAACGGGCTGGCCATGCTCCAGGGGGAGCTGGCGGTTTTAAACAAAATGGAGACAACGGGCGTCTATCCGGCCGAGGTCAAATATTACAGGTTCGAGAGGATGTATTTTTTGGGGATGAAGGGGGCCGGGAAGTCTTTGAGGGATGCCATAGCCCTGGATCCTAAAAAGATATTCACATGCCTGTTATTCTTGACGAAAACCTGGGGAAGAAAGGCTTTGGGATATTTGGGGGCTACCCTATGCCTGAGCCTGCCATGA
- a CDS encoding glycosyl transferase family 2, with protein MKTGNRNTDSKGQRMNIIAVVVLYQCRTDQSPTIASLVRSWEHCQDKGLELKLVIYDNSPEPQRVTVPLPFDHQYVHDAANGGLAAAYNFALGSDPGDHCPWLLLLDHDSNLPADFISVAARSLSAINLDPVVAAVVPMVTNVGAPISPALVKKGGRIRPIWNPAQGVCRQEVTAINSGTLVRKSFVSEIGGFNKQFSLDYLDHWLFAEINRRGRKVYITDTIISHDLSIGNTARPVSPERYQAVLRAETLFYRVSKNRGDFIYHMFNLAVRAGRQCLRGNRKLSGLTLKHLFNIAANR; from the coding sequence TTGAAAACCGGGAACCGCAACACCGATAGCAAAGGGCAGAGAATGAACATCATCGCCGTGGTGGTCTTGTACCAATGTCGCACGGACCAGTCCCCAACCATCGCCTCCCTGGTGCGCTCCTGGGAGCATTGTCAGGATAAAGGACTGGAACTGAAGCTGGTCATCTATGACAACAGCCCGGAACCCCAACGGGTGACCGTCCCGCTGCCTTTCGACCATCAATATGTCCACGATGCCGCCAACGGCGGGCTGGCGGCGGCCTACAACTTCGCTTTGGGATCCGATCCGGGCGATCATTGCCCATGGCTTTTGTTGCTTGACCATGACTCGAATCTGCCGGCTGATTTCATCTCAGTTGCAGCCCGGTCCTTGTCGGCGATCAATCTGGACCCTGTTGTGGCTGCGGTGGTTCCCATGGTTACCAATGTCGGTGCCCCAATATCTCCGGCTCTGGTAAAAAAGGGGGGAAGGATCAGGCCGATTTGGAACCCGGCCCAGGGGGTTTGCCGGCAGGAGGTCACGGCCATCAATTCCGGCACCCTGGTGCGGAAATCATTCGTATCTGAAATCGGCGGTTTCAATAAACAGTTTAGCCTGGACTATCTTGATCACTGGCTGTTCGCCGAAATTAACCGTCGGGGAAGGAAAGTGTATATCACCGACACCATCATCAGCCATGACCTTTCGATCGGGAATACTGCCAGGCCGGTGTCCCCCGAACGTTACCAGGCGGTTCTGCGGGCCGAGACGCTGTTCTACCGGGTTTCCAAAAACCGGGGTGATTTTATCTACCATATGTTCAATCTGGCGGTAAGGGCTGGTCGACAATGTCTAAGGGGCAACAGGAAGTTATCCGGCCTGACATTGAAGCACCTTTTTAATATCGCAGCAAACCGATAG
- a CDS encoding class I SAM-dependent methyltransferase — translation MKENAAKKIVFAIYKLYFNLIGGSLDKYYLGKDVPLSDIVGHKNFMNYLSKIGNHQGMKILEIGSREVTGKSMARKMFANANYVGFDYYPGPNVDVVGDAHKLSQYFDEKFDIIYSSAVFEHLAMPWVAAKEIAKLLKVGGIVFVETHFAYSSHERPGHFYHYTDMALKTLFSPALGFECLESGMCNPIVGRFSSLADEDLKYRRVVGLYCHSEYLGRKIREVANFNWDDLSLEEIVKDTKYPPPSKNENE, via the coding sequence ATGAAAGAAAATGCAGCGAAAAAAATAGTATTTGCTATTTACAAATTATATTTCAATTTAATTGGGGGTAGTCTTGACAAATATTATTTAGGCAAAGATGTCCCGTTATCTGATATTGTCGGTCATAAGAATTTTATGAACTATTTATCTAAAATTGGAAATCACCAAGGCATGAAAATATTGGAAATTGGCAGCAGGGAAGTGACGGGAAAATCGATGGCGCGAAAAATGTTTGCCAATGCGAACTATGTCGGTTTTGATTATTATCCCGGCCCCAATGTCGATGTGGTCGGGGACGCCCACAAATTATCCCAGTATTTCGATGAAAAATTTGACATCATTTATTCCTCCGCTGTTTTCGAACATTTGGCGATGCCGTGGGTCGCGGCCAAGGAAATCGCAAAACTGCTGAAGGTCGGCGGCATCGTTTTTGTCGAAACCCATTTCGCCTATTCATCGCATGAAAGGCCCGGGCATTTTTATCATTATACCGACATGGCCTTGAAAACACTGTTTTCTCCGGCCCTGGGATTTGAGTGTCTGGAATCCGGCATGTGCAATCCCATTGTGGGCAGATTTTCATCTCTGGCGGATGAAGACTTGAAATACCGGCGGGTAGTGGGGCTTTACTGCCACAGCGAGTACCTCGGCCGTAAGATACGGGAGGTGGCGAATTTTAACTGGGACGATTTATCACTGGAGGAAATCGTGAAAGATACAAAATATCCCCCGCCCAGTAAAAATGAGAATGAGTAG
- a CDS encoding O-antigen ligase family protein produces the protein MKSLLIKAFYICIWIYCGIAFFDPSDYILGVKLPFFALILFIFLMLNLFDRAVLPEDLLLRVIFIAFMLPAFFLGVFMVRHPGQSLTDGLSLVRGLWAIMLVLPVVAMGVDLRKPMFLCIGIMMLSIIGLQVCSAIDPKLYEKISIFLIDNSVALIGFRNFGELDLVMIFFVTTPLLVIPVPFLIGTIFGQGSAWGWRVGATIFLFLILLASFLSASRAVFFILLAECLTCFLVIVRHRPRLLAGALVTAAVFSLLVLLAIQRTSLLSAEEQSNTVKIAHYKSFLTFIDENPIVLLTGDGLGAQYYSNAPGINREVYQTELTYLDIIRYFGLAGCLCFLLLLVVPFFSTIPDRLNMMGFLAYLVVAGNNPLLFNSTGMLAVVFFWSQQYRSYCKQGLGAGSSSLPSLGVTR, from the coding sequence ATGAAATCGTTATTAATTAAAGCATTTTACATCTGTATTTGGATCTACTGCGGCATCGCATTTTTTGACCCTTCGGATTATATCCTGGGGGTTAAGCTTCCGTTCTTCGCCCTGATCCTATTCATATTCCTGATGCTGAACCTTTTTGATCGGGCGGTTTTACCCGAAGATCTGCTGCTGAGGGTGATCTTCATTGCCTTTATGCTTCCAGCCTTCTTTCTGGGTGTGTTCATGGTCCGCCATCCCGGACAAAGCCTGACAGATGGCCTTTCCCTGGTGCGGGGGCTTTGGGCAATCATGCTGGTGCTGCCGGTGGTCGCCATGGGGGTAGACCTGCGAAAACCGATGTTTCTTTGCATTGGAATTATGATGCTGAGTATCATAGGCCTTCAGGTCTGCTCCGCCATAGATCCAAAACTCTACGAAAAAATTTCGATTTTTCTGATAGATAATTCTGTAGCACTGATAGGCTTTCGCAATTTTGGGGAACTGGACCTGGTGATGATATTCTTTGTTACCACCCCGCTCCTGGTCATCCCGGTGCCTTTCCTGATCGGGACGATTTTCGGCCAGGGGAGTGCGTGGGGTTGGCGGGTCGGAGCCACCATTTTTCTATTCTTGATTCTGCTGGCATCCTTCCTATCGGCCTCGCGGGCGGTATTTTTTATTTTGCTGGCAGAATGCCTGACCTGTTTTTTGGTCATCGTCAGGCACCGGCCCAGGCTGCTGGCCGGGGCCCTGGTGACGGCGGCCGTCTTTTCCCTGCTGGTCCTGCTGGCCATCCAAAGGACTTCGTTGCTATCGGCGGAAGAACAATCGAACACGGTCAAGATAGCCCATTACAAATCTTTTCTGACCTTCATCGATGAGAATCCCATAGTCCTTTTAACCGGAGACGGCTTGGGGGCCCAGTACTACAGCAATGCTCCGGGAATCAACCGGGAGGTCTATCAGACCGAGCTGACCTATCTCGATATTATCAGATATTTTGGTTTGGCCGGCTGCCTTTGTTTTTTACTGCTGCTGGTCGTTCCGTTTTTCTCCACGATCCCTGACCGGTTGAATATGATGGGATTTCTGGCCTATCTCGTCGTGGCCGGGAACAATCCGCTCCTGTTTAATTCCACCGGGATGCTGGCGGTTGTCTTTTTTTGGTCCCAGCAGTATCGATCATATTGTAAACAAGGCCTTGGGGCAGGGTCCTCCAGCTTACCTTCCCTGGGAGTGACACGATGA
- a CDS encoding glycosyltransferase — MKTPSSDPGISVIIVNWNGLALLDECLQSLEKQTFQDYEIILVDNGSTDGSAEWVRRHYPRVKLLTLKSNLGFSAGNNAGLGLARGEFIALLNNDTKAEPDWLAVLYSCLQADGRIAACDSRVLYYDQPRLVWSSGGSYTVAGSVFARLNREPDQKDDQQPVDVFIAIACAALYRKKVIDEIGFFDEDYFNGYEDVDWSFRAHLFGYRIVNEPRARVYHKVSTTQVHNSPEFVYHGQRNVSITFIKNMPGALLWKYWPLHLIYMMGSFIYFAKVGQLSAFLRAKWDLIHNLPALWRKRRDLQGKARLSSTAVETMLEKKWLGIKVKKFENKNHAAG; from the coding sequence ATGAAGACCCCTTCTTCCGACCCTGGGATCAGCGTCATCATCGTCAATTGGAACGGGCTGGCCCTGCTGGACGAATGCCTGCAATCGTTGGAAAAGCAGACCTTTCAGGATTACGAAATCATACTGGTCGACAACGGTTCGACCGACGGCTCGGCGGAGTGGGTCCGCCGGCATTATCCCCGGGTAAAGTTACTGACCCTGAAATCCAACCTGGGTTTCAGCGCCGGGAACAACGCCGGGCTGGGCCTGGCCCGGGGGGAATTCATAGCTTTGCTCAACAACGACACCAAGGCAGAACCCGATTGGCTGGCCGTCCTTTATAGCTGCCTTCAGGCCGACGGCCGTATCGCCGCCTGTGATTCCAGAGTTCTTTATTACGATCAGCCCCGATTGGTCTGGAGCTCCGGCGGCAGCTATACGGTGGCGGGATCCGTTTTCGCCCGGTTGAACCGGGAGCCGGATCAAAAGGACGATCAACAGCCGGTTGACGTTTTCATAGCCATTGCCTGCGCCGCCCTCTACCGGAAAAAGGTGATCGATGAAATCGGTTTTTTTGATGAGGACTATTTCAACGGATACGAGGATGTGGACTGGTCCTTTCGGGCCCATTTATTTGGCTATCGGATAGTCAATGAACCTAGGGCCCGGGTATATCATAAAGTGTCAACCACCCAGGTCCACAACAGCCCGGAGTTTGTTTACCACGGGCAGCGGAACGTCAGTATCACCTTTATCAAGAATATGCCGGGCGCACTGCTTTGGAAGTACTGGCCATTACATTTGATCTACATGATGGGAAGCTTTATCTATTTCGCAAAAGTCGGCCAATTGTCGGCCTTTCTCAGAGCTAAATGGGACTTGATCCATAATCTTCCCGCTCTCTGGCGGAAAAGGAGGGACCTGCAGGGCAAAGCCAGACTCTCCTCAACGGCGGTGGAAACGATGCTGGAGAAAAAATGGCTGGGGATAAAAGTTAAGAAATTTGAAAATAAAAACCATGCCGCAGGATAG
- a CDS encoding GNAT family N-acetyltransferase: MTLTDIDPVVQTHLLSFPKFFLSILGPRFLSLYYSSVCSDSSGIALVGLNQAGRVTGFVAGTTNPRGFYTRLLKKRWLKFAMASFSAVLQKPSIIPRMLGALSFPKENPVGQDVAGLYSIGISPDDQQQGMGRQLVAEFLIEARIRGCRQVFLTTDRDDNDGVNGFYQKNKFTIKRQFVTPQGRRMNEYWIDL; encoded by the coding sequence ATGACATTAACGGATATAGACCCGGTGGTGCAGACGCATCTTTTAAGTTTCCCAAAATTCTTCCTAAGCATTTTGGGTCCCAGGTTTTTGTCCCTGTATTATTCGTCCGTGTGCTCGGACTCCAGCGGCATTGCCCTGGTGGGACTTAACCAGGCCGGTCGGGTAACAGGGTTTGTGGCCGGGACCACCAACCCCAGGGGCTTTTATACCCGTCTGCTGAAAAAACGGTGGCTGAAATTCGCGATGGCATCCTTTTCGGCTGTCTTGCAAAAACCATCGATCATTCCGCGAATGCTGGGAGCCTTGAGCTTTCCCAAAGAAAACCCCGTCGGACAGGACGTGGCCGGACTGTACTCCATAGGGATATCGCCCGATGATCAGCAGCAGGGAATGGGGCGGCAGCTGGTGGCGGAGTTCCTAATAGAAGCCCGGATTCGGGGGTGCCGGCAGGTATTTTTAACCACCGACCGAGACGACAATGACGGGGTGAACGGCTTTTACCAAAAGAACAAATTCACAATAAAACGCCAATTTGTCACGCCTCAGGGGCGCCGGATGAACGAGTATTGGATAGACCTTTAA
- a CDS encoding glycosyltransferase family 4 protein has translation MTKPLKAVFICQYYPPEQAPIGVMLKELAEDMVKNGHRATVVTGFPNHPSGKLFPGFKRKPFGITWQGGVRIIRCWLWLSSSKTTFSRLLNFISFGITSFLAVLLFEKPDLIMAVSPPLSNGIVAMMLKGLKRCRYIFNVQDIYPDAAMNVGVIKHRGVIGLFKKLEMAIYRKARKVTVISEGFKENLILKGLDPEKIDIIYNWIDSAEIVPKPKDNAFALEQGLTGKFVVLYSGTIGVISGAEIMLECAQSLNLYSDILFLMVGEGVVKDRIKTAAGQKDLKNIMLLPFQPREILSEVLSSADLAVLTLQKNRGQSSVPSKLLGYLAAARPVAASLDADSDTARFINRARCGICVPAEDAAGLTAAILSLYNDPARRASLGQNGREFLLQYCDRESATAQYQKLMEECVNRKT, from the coding sequence TTGACGAAACCTTTGAAGGCAGTGTTCATCTGCCAGTATTATCCGCCCGAGCAGGCTCCCATCGGTGTGATGCTTAAGGAGCTGGCCGAGGATATGGTGAAAAACGGCCACAGGGCGACAGTAGTGACGGGATTCCCCAATCATCCTTCGGGGAAACTCTTTCCCGGCTTTAAAAGAAAACCGTTCGGCATCACCTGGCAAGGCGGGGTCAGGATAATCAGGTGCTGGCTCTGGCTTTCCTCCAGCAAAACGACCTTCAGTCGGCTACTGAACTTCATCAGCTTCGGGATCACCTCCTTTCTGGCGGTATTGCTTTTTGAAAAGCCGGACCTGATCATGGCGGTGTCTCCCCCGTTGTCTAACGGCATCGTAGCCATGATGCTTAAGGGGCTTAAAAGATGCCGCTACATATTCAACGTTCAGGACATCTATCCCGATGCTGCCATGAATGTGGGGGTGATAAAACACCGGGGAGTGATAGGCCTTTTCAAAAAGCTGGAAATGGCGATCTACCGCAAAGCCCGGAAAGTGACCGTCATCTCCGAGGGATTTAAAGAGAACCTGATATTAAAGGGTTTGGATCCCGAGAAAATCGACATCATCTACAACTGGATAGATTCGGCTGAAATAGTTCCCAAGCCCAAGGACAATGCCTTTGCCCTAGAGCAGGGGCTGACCGGAAAGTTCGTGGTGCTATATTCGGGGACCATCGGGGTGATATCGGGGGCGGAGATAATGCTGGAATGTGCCCAAAGCCTGAACCTTTATTCGGACATTCTTTTTCTGATGGTGGGGGAGGGCGTGGTCAAGGACAGAATAAAGACCGCCGCCGGCCAAAAGGACCTGAAGAATATTATGCTGCTGCCGTTCCAGCCCCGGGAGATATTGTCCGAGGTGCTTTCCTCGGCCGACCTGGCGGTGCTTACCCTCCAGAAGAACCGGGGCCAAAGCTCGGTGCCCAGCAAGCTGCTGGGGTACCTGGCGGCCGCCCGGCCGGTGGCGGCCAGCCTGGATGCTGACAGCGATACTGCCAGATTCATAAACCGGGCCCGGTGCGGAATCTGCGTACCGGCCGAAGACGCTGCCGGGTTGACGGCGGCAATTCTGTCCCTATATAACGATCCGGCCCGGAGAGCCAGTCTGGGGCAAAACGGGAGGGAGTTCCTACTGCAATACTGCGACCGGGAATCAGCCACAGCCCAGTACCAGAAACTGATGGAAGAATGTGTCAATCGGAAAACATGA